A stretch of Pseudomonas sp. LS.1a DNA encodes these proteins:
- a CDS encoding nuclear transport factor 2 family protein — protein sequence MSAYLQQFAEHFTRLDGGNLDTLEKLYSDDVTFRDPLHQIQGLRALQAYLAQQYANAHDIRYDFSSIDEVMPGKGYLRWTLQFRHPRLSRGQQITLQGCSYLQWHDRVHFHQDYFDAAALLYEHVPVMGSAIRWLKGRMA from the coding sequence ATGTCAGCGTATCTGCAGCAATTCGCCGAGCACTTCACCAGACTCGACGGGGGCAACCTCGACACCCTTGAAAAGCTGTACAGCGACGATGTCACCTTTCGCGATCCATTGCATCAGATCCAAGGGCTTCGGGCTCTGCAGGCATACCTGGCGCAGCAGTACGCCAACGCTCACGATATTCGCTATGACTTCTCCAGCATCGACGAGGTGATGCCCGGGAAAGGCTATCTGCGTTGGACCCTGCAGTTCCGCCATCCACGCCTGTCCCGTGGTCAGCAGATCACCTTGCAGGGATGCAGTTACCTGCAATGGCATGACCGGGTCCATTTTCACCAGGACTATTTCGACGCTGCAGCCTTGCTCTACGAACATGTTCCGGTCATGGGCAGTGCGATTCGATGGCTCAAAGGCCGGATGGCATGA
- a CDS encoding PAS domain S-box protein — translation MINAKLLQLMVEHSNDGIVVAEQEGDDSILIYVNPAFERLTGYRAEEILYQDCRFLQGEDHDQAGLANIREAIRGGLPCCQVLRNYRKDGSLFWNELSITPVHNEADQLTYYIGIQRDVTAQVFAEEKLRELEAEVAELRRLLGQSER, via the coding sequence ATGATCAACGCGAAACTCCTGCAACTGATGGTCGAGCACTCCAACGATGGCATCGTCGTCGCCGAACAAGAAGGCGACGACAGTATCCTTATCTACGTCAACCCTGCCTTCGAACGCCTGACCGGTTATCGCGCCGAGGAAATTCTCTATCAGGACTGCCGTTTTCTCCAGGGCGAAGATCATGACCAGGCGGGCCTCGCCAACATCCGCGAGGCAATCCGTGGAGGCCTCCCCTGCTGCCAGGTGCTGCGCAATTACCGCAAGGACGGGAGCCTGTTCTGGAACGAGTTGTCCATCACGCCCGTGCACAACGAGGCGGACCAGTTGACGTACTACATCGGCATCCAGCGCGACGTCACAGCGCAGGTTTTCGCCGAGGAAAAGCTACGCGAGCTGGAGGCCGAGGTAGCTGAATTGCGTCGGCTACTGGGCCAGTCGGAGCGCTGA
- a CDS encoding MerR family transcriptional regulator — MTDVTPADLLPMRDVVSLTGINPVTLRAWERRHGLISPQRTEGGHRLYTARDVQRIRDILHWTGNGVPISKVGDILAGQADAPVQQHSVFDDWRAAVARATKAFDTQALESIHGQLFTILPKATVLREVLMPVWHGLASGIAPGQRSQWLFLDMFLRARLLMRLQMNQADAPRVLLAGTEGQAELQVLCAGLLLSSEQQRIEVLGCGQPLEEIPMLCAAMQPAALVIKVQVPVDPALAKRLRSLQMQIACPLALIGEGLADSPPAWQGVPLCLLDEQRADAASMLNALLNGALDL, encoded by the coding sequence ATGACCGACGTCACCCCAGCCGATTTGCTACCCATGCGCGATGTGGTCAGCCTGACCGGCATCAACCCGGTGACCTTGCGGGCCTGGGAGCGGCGCCATGGGTTGATAAGCCCGCAACGCACCGAGGGCGGCCATCGCCTGTACACGGCCCGGGATGTTCAGCGCATACGCGACATCTTGCACTGGACCGGCAATGGCGTGCCCATCAGCAAGGTAGGCGACATTCTGGCAGGCCAGGCAGATGCGCCGGTGCAGCAGCACTCGGTCTTCGACGACTGGCGCGCCGCCGTGGCGCGCGCAACCAAGGCATTCGATACGCAAGCGCTGGAAAGCATTCATGGGCAGTTATTCACCATCCTGCCCAAGGCCACCGTGCTGCGTGAGGTACTGATGCCGGTCTGGCACGGCCTGGCTTCAGGCATTGCGCCGGGCCAGCGTAGCCAATGGCTGTTCCTGGACATGTTCCTGCGCGCCCGCCTGCTGATGCGTCTGCAGATGAACCAGGCCGATGCGCCGCGCGTACTGCTGGCGGGCACCGAGGGGCAAGCCGAACTGCAGGTATTGTGCGCCGGGCTGTTGTTGAGCAGCGAGCAGCAACGCATCGAAGTACTCGGTTGCGGGCAGCCGTTGGAAGAAATCCCCATGCTGTGTGCGGCGATGCAGCCTGCGGCACTGGTCATCAAGGTTCAGGTGCCGGTGGACCCTGCCTTGGCCAAGCGCCTGCGTTCGCTGCAAATGCAGATTGCGTGTCCGCTGGCCCTGATTGGCGAAGGGCTGGCCGATTCGCCACCAGCCTGGCAAGGCGTGCCGTTGTGTCTGCTGGATGAGCAACGCGCTGACGCCGCAAGCATGCTCAACGCCTTGCTCAATGGTGCCCTGGACCTCTGA
- a CDS encoding porin — protein sequence MYNNKNLSPRLLAAVTASLSTLCLSSLAQAEIMLYDKDQTTFSTDGYINAFYVNSDVDRQGEQFDRRQSRVKMGFLPNYLGFNMGKQVDDLKLGARASFWVTINDSETNGTDTAIDVRQFYGTVANPEWGEVLIGKDFGLFARSNILLDELLAGYGQVSDTLGLVDGGGVSFGNIGSGYPYPFPTSQITYRTPVMDGLRVAVGIMDPVDTNDSSPTGKAYQENPRTESEITYQFDLAGAQIYSWVNGSYQTSDNTDPAVQSVTSKGVGYGVQAKMGGLSLTGSGFQAKGINPFFTNNAGEPTLRNVDSDGYLLQGSYKVGKNRVALSYGKTKDDGNGAVGSGADYQTRGVALFHDVNDNLKLVAEYNQFSIDGHETSDQNEDTDTFAVGAVLTW from the coding sequence ATGTACAACAATAAGAATCTGTCCCCACGTTTGCTGGCGGCTGTTACCGCCAGCCTGTCGACCCTTTGCCTGAGCAGCCTCGCCCAGGCCGAGATCATGCTGTACGACAAGGACCAGACGACGTTTTCCACCGACGGCTATATCAACGCCTTCTACGTCAACAGCGATGTCGATCGGCAGGGCGAGCAATTCGATCGCCGCCAGTCACGGGTGAAGATGGGCTTTTTGCCCAACTACCTGGGCTTCAACATGGGCAAGCAGGTGGATGACCTGAAGCTCGGGGCGCGTGCCTCGTTCTGGGTCACCATCAACGACAGCGAAACCAACGGCACCGACACCGCCATCGACGTGCGCCAGTTCTACGGTACCGTGGCCAATCCCGAGTGGGGCGAGGTGCTGATCGGCAAGGATTTCGGGCTGTTCGCCCGTTCCAACATCCTGCTCGACGAACTGCTGGCCGGTTATGGCCAGGTCAGTGACACCCTGGGGCTGGTGGACGGCGGCGGGGTGTCGTTCGGCAACATCGGCAGTGGCTACCCGTACCCGTTCCCCACGTCGCAGATCACCTACCGCACGCCAGTGATGGACGGCCTGCGGGTGGCGGTGGGCATCATGGACCCGGTAGACACCAACGACAGCAGCCCGACTGGCAAGGCCTACCAGGAAAACCCGCGCACCGAGAGCGAGATCACCTACCAGTTCGACCTGGCTGGGGCGCAGATCTACAGCTGGGTCAACGGCAGTTACCAGACCTCCGACAATACCGACCCGGCGGTGCAGTCGGTCACCTCCAAAGGGGTCGGCTACGGTGTGCAGGCGAAGATGGGAGGGTTGTCGCTGACCGGCTCGGGGTTCCAGGCCAAGGGCATCAACCCGTTCTTCACCAACAACGCTGGCGAACCGACCTTGCGCAATGTCGACAGCGATGGCTACCTGCTGCAGGGCTCCTACAAGGTCGGCAAGAACCGTGTGGCGCTGTCCTATGGCAAGACCAAGGACGATGGCAATGGCGCGGTGGGCAGTGGTGCGGATTACCAGACTCGTGGCGTGGCGCTGTTCCATGACGTCAACGACAACCTCAAGCTGGTTGCCGAGTACAACCAGTTCTCGATCGATGGGCACGAAACCAGTGACCAGAACGAAGACACCGATACCTTTGCGGTGGGGGCGGTGTTGACCTGGTAG
- the nosP gene encoding nitric oxide-sensing protein NosP encodes MQQAHNDGVVSAMSQATDARLAAQELAAQLLHPHLGFVLFFCSAEYDLQALGEALEQGFGGIRLVGCTSAGEITPLGYGRNCITAVGFDHRHFSIATELIDEMERFSLIDAQQMVERLVGTCRSNTLAPIKGHSFALTLLDGLSSREEMVLAALSAALGDIPHFGGSAGDDNYLTRTHVYFGGAFHHGAAVVVLVNTWLDFEVFTTHHILPRQEKLVVTGADSAQRRVFELNAEPAAEEYARHIGVPVDELDHRVFAAHPLAVRIHDQYYVRAIQQVHPDLSLSFYCAVENGIVLTAMTPGPLLPNLQQLFDGLQQRLGPLLLTIGCDCFLRRLELQAHHGLEPIGAFLREQRVIGFNTYGEQFNGMHINQTFTGVAIARNRPPVGR; translated from the coding sequence ATGCAGCAGGCTCACAACGACGGTGTGGTCAGCGCCATGTCCCAGGCAACCGACGCCCGGCTGGCAGCCCAGGAGCTGGCGGCGCAGTTGCTGCACCCGCACCTGGGCTTCGTGCTGTTCTTCTGCTCTGCCGAATACGACCTGCAAGCCCTGGGCGAGGCCCTGGAGCAGGGCTTTGGTGGTATCCGCCTGGTCGGTTGCACCAGCGCCGGCGAAATCACCCCGCTGGGCTACGGCCGCAATTGCATAACGGCGGTAGGGTTCGACCATCGGCACTTTTCCATCGCCACCGAGCTGATCGATGAAATGGAGCGCTTCAGCCTGATCGACGCCCAGCAGATGGTCGAGCGCCTGGTTGGCACCTGCCGCAGCAATACCCTGGCACCGATCAAGGGCCACAGCTTTGCCCTGACCCTGCTCGATGGCTTGTCCAGCCGTGAGGAGATGGTGCTCGCTGCCCTCAGTGCGGCCCTGGGCGACATCCCGCATTTCGGTGGGTCGGCCGGCGACGACAACTACCTGACCCGCACCCACGTGTATTTCGGTGGCGCGTTCCACCACGGCGCGGCGGTGGTGGTGCTGGTCAACACCTGGCTCGACTTCGAAGTATTCACCACCCACCACATCCTGCCGCGCCAGGAAAAGCTGGTGGTCACCGGTGCCGACAGTGCCCAGCGACGGGTCTTCGAACTGAATGCCGAGCCTGCTGCCGAGGAGTACGCCCGGCACATCGGCGTGCCGGTGGACGAGCTCGACCACCGGGTGTTCGCCGCCCATCCGCTGGCCGTGCGCATCCACGACCAGTATTACGTGCGGGCGATCCAGCAGGTGCACCCGGACCTGAGCCTGAGTTTCTACTGCGCGGTGGAAAACGGCATCGTGCTCACCGCCATGACCCCGGGCCCGTTGTTACCGAACCTGCAGCAGTTGTTCGACGGCTTGCAGCAACGCCTCGGCCCACTGCTGCTGACCATCGGTTGCGATTGCTTCCTGCGGCGGCTGGAGTTGCAAGCCCATCACGGCCTGGAGCCGATCGGCGCGTTCCTGCGCGAGCAGCGGGTGATCGGCTTCAACACCTATGGAGAACAGTTCAATGGCATGCACATCAACCAGACCTTCACCGGGGTCGCCATTGCCCGCAACCGGCCTCCTGTCGGTCGCTGA
- a CDS encoding hybrid sensor histidine kinase/response regulator — protein sequence MPATGLLSVAELQAEVARLQHQNHKLQRINGALIERIESGVTRGNDPYAAFQHSVVLAEQVRERTEALNQAMAELKAVNRLLSEARQRAETAHQHQIRLITDHVPALIAYLNADLVYEFTNKVYEEWYCWPRGVMLGQSLREAHSEQHYQRLEAYVTRALAGESVTFEFAETNINGQERYMLRSYVPNRLANGEVVGIFVLIRDITERRNTAQALHQAYQHLEQRVRERTAELTSLNEQLLREIEERSRVESRLREAKREAEQANLSKTKFLAAVSHDLLQPLNAARLFTSALLEHRELQNSAHLVRNVSNSLEDVENLLGTLVDISKLDAGVIKADVAPFALRELMDNLAAEYAQVARSEGLELHFVGCSAVVRSDIQLLARILRNLLSNAIRYTPSGRVVLGCRRQRGGLRIEVWDSGIGIAEEHLEEMFQEFRRGDVQRPDQDRGLGLGLAIVEKIAGILGHRIRVRSWLGKGSVFAVEVPLSATAPKAQPSLAISEPMLERLRGARVWVLDNDAAICAGMRTLLEGWGCQVVTALSEEDLARQVDNYHAEADLLIADYHLDNDCNGVDAVARINARRAQPLPAMMITANYSNELKQQIRELGHTLMHKPVRPMKLKAAMSHLLGSSVA from the coding sequence TTGCCCGCAACCGGCCTCCTGTCGGTCGCTGAACTGCAGGCCGAGGTCGCCCGGCTGCAGCACCAGAACCACAAGCTGCAGCGCATCAACGGCGCGCTGATAGAACGCATCGAGTCCGGCGTAACGCGTGGCAATGACCCTTACGCCGCGTTCCAGCATTCGGTGGTGCTGGCCGAACAGGTGCGCGAACGCACCGAAGCGCTGAACCAGGCCATGGCCGAGCTCAAGGCCGTCAACCGCCTGCTCAGCGAGGCCCGGCAGCGGGCCGAGACTGCCCACCAGCACCAGATTCGCCTGATCACCGACCATGTGCCGGCGCTGATCGCCTACCTGAATGCCGACCTGGTCTACGAATTCACCAACAAGGTCTACGAAGAATGGTACTGCTGGCCCCGCGGCGTGATGCTGGGCCAGAGCCTGCGCGAGGCCCACAGCGAACAGCATTACCAGCGCCTGGAGGCCTATGTGACACGGGCGCTGGCGGGGGAGAGCGTCACCTTCGAGTTTGCCGAGACCAACATCAACGGCCAGGAACGCTACATGCTGCGCTCCTATGTGCCGAACCGCCTGGCCAACGGTGAAGTGGTGGGCATCTTCGTGTTGATCCGCGACATCACCGAGCGCCGTAATACCGCACAGGCGCTGCACCAGGCCTATCAGCATCTGGAGCAACGGGTACGCGAGCGCACTGCCGAGCTGACCAGCCTCAACGAGCAGTTGCTGCGCGAAATCGAAGAGCGCAGCCGGGTGGAATCGCGCCTGCGCGAGGCCAAGCGCGAGGCCGAGCAGGCCAACCTGTCGAAAACCAAATTCCTTGCTGCCGTCAGCCATGACCTGCTGCAACCGCTGAACGCGGCGCGGCTGTTCACCAGTGCCTTGCTCGAACACCGCGAGCTGCAAAACAGTGCTCACCTGGTACGTAATGTCAGCAACTCCCTGGAGGATGTGGAGAACCTGCTAGGTACCCTGGTGGACATTTCCAAGCTCGATGCCGGGGTAATCAAGGCCGATGTCGCCCCGTTCGCCCTGCGCGAACTGATGGACAACCTCGCTGCCGAATATGCCCAGGTGGCGCGCAGCGAAGGGCTTGAGCTGCATTTCGTGGGTTGCTCTGCCGTGGTGCGCAGCGACATCCAGCTGCTGGCGCGGATCCTGCGCAACCTGCTCAGCAATGCCATTCGCTACACCCCCAGCGGCCGCGTGGTACTGGGTTGCCGGCGCCAGCGTGGCGGCCTGCGGATCGAAGTGTGGGACAGCGGAATCGGTATTGCCGAGGAGCACCTGGAAGAAATGTTCCAGGAGTTCAGGCGCGGCGATGTGCAGCGCCCGGACCAGGACCGCGGGTTGGGCCTGGGCCTGGCGATCGTGGAAAAGATCGCTGGCATCCTCGGCCACCGGATTCGGGTGCGCTCATGGCTGGGCAAAGGCTCGGTATTCGCGGTCGAAGTGCCGCTGAGCGCCACCGCGCCCAAGGCCCAGCCGAGCCTGGCGATCAGCGAGCCGATGCTCGAACGCCTGCGCGGGGCGCGGGTGTGGGTGCTGGATAACGATGCGGCGATTTGTGCCGGCATGCGCACCCTGCTGGAGGGGTGGGGCTGCCAGGTGGTCACCGCACTGTCGGAGGAGGACCTGGCGCGCCAGGTGGACAACTACCATGCCGAAGCCGACCTGCTGATCGCCGACTATCACCTGGACAACGACTGCAATGGCGTCGATGCCGTGGCGCGGATCAATGCCCGCCGCGCCCAGCCGCTACCGGCGATGATGATCACCGCCAACTACAGCAACGAGCTCAAGCAACAGATCCGCGAGCTGGGCCACACCCTGATGCACAAGCCGGTGCGGCCGATGAAGCTGAAGGCGGCGATGAGCCATTTACTGGGCAGCAGCGTGGCATAG
- a CDS encoding response regulator transcription factor encodes MYKILIADDHPLFREAIHNVISDGFQGSEVMETADLDSALALTHEHDDLDLILLDLNMPGMHGLNGLITLRNEAPTTPVVIVSAEQEKQIVLQAITYGAVGFITKSSPRSQMIEAIEQILNGNVYLPPDIIRAQKSSTSRRLSDAPSFPPEMLQALTRKQLLVLERMTKGESNKQIAYTLDIAETTVKAHVSAILRKLNVHNRVQAILSAGDIDFGDYLRR; translated from the coding sequence ATGTACAAAATTCTGATTGCCGACGATCACCCCCTGTTTCGCGAAGCCATCCACAACGTTATCAGCGATGGTTTCCAGGGCAGCGAAGTCATGGAAACTGCCGACCTGGACAGTGCCCTGGCGCTGACCCACGAGCACGACGACCTCGACCTGATCCTGCTCGACCTGAACATGCCCGGCATGCATGGCCTCAATGGCCTGATCACCCTGCGCAACGAGGCACCGACCACGCCGGTGGTGATCGTTTCGGCCGAGCAGGAAAAGCAGATCGTGCTGCAGGCCATCACCTACGGTGCGGTGGGTTTCATCACCAAGTCCTCGCCACGCTCACAGATGATCGAAGCGATCGAGCAGATCCTCAACGGCAATGTCTACCTGCCGCCCGATATCATCCGCGCTCAGAAAAGCAGCACCAGCCGGCGCCTGAGCGATGCCCCGAGCTTCCCGCCGGAGATGCTCCAGGCCTTGACCCGCAAGCAGTTGCTGGTGCTCGAGCGCATGACCAAGGGCGAATCGAACAAGCAGATCGCCTACACCCTGGATATCGCCGAGACCACGGTCAAGGCCCACGTTTCGGCGATCCTGCGCAAACTCAACGTGCACAACCGGGTGCAGGCCATCCTCAGTGCCGGTGATATCGATTTCGGTGATTACCTGCGCCGCTGA
- a CDS encoding PQQ-dependent catabolism-associated CXXCW motif protein, with the protein MPRALPRLPRPLLAALSLSLTLGIAQADSTPLFSAEGYRTTLYRSPTPQQVEGGQVIDTATLQNLLGHTPKPVLIDVYRRQWLQGRFIEDEPHTNIPGSRWLANTGDGELSPAWHDYFVRNLQKATAGRTEQPLVFYCRSDCWLSWNAVKRAKALGYKNLYWYRDGLDAWQQANLPLQPAQPEPFP; encoded by the coding sequence ATGCCACGTGCCCTGCCCCGGCTGCCACGCCCATTGCTGGCGGCGCTTTCGCTGAGCCTGACGCTGGGCATAGCCCAGGCCGACAGCACACCGCTGTTTTCCGCCGAGGGCTATCGCACTACCCTCTACCGCAGCCCGACCCCACAGCAGGTCGAAGGCGGCCAGGTCATCGACACCGCCACGCTGCAAAACCTGCTGGGGCACACCCCAAAGCCGGTGCTGATCGACGTCTATCGCCGCCAATGGCTGCAGGGCCGCTTCATCGAAGATGAACCCCACACCAACATCCCCGGCAGCCGCTGGCTGGCCAACACCGGCGACGGCGAGCTGAGCCCAGCGTGGCACGATTACTTCGTGCGCAACCTGCAAAAAGCCACCGCCGGGCGCACGGAGCAACCGCTGGTCTTTTACTGCCGCTCCGATTGCTGGTTGAGCTGGAACGCGGTAAAACGCGCAAAAGCCCTGGGCTATAAGAATCTGTATTGGTATCGCGACGGCCTGGACGCCTGGCAGCAAGCCAACCTGCCACTGCAACCGGCACAGCCGGAACCCTTCCCCTGA
- a CDS encoding ABC transporter permease, which produces MNAYWQCFNGILLRECLRFVLQRTRFLSALVRPLLWLLVFAAGFRAALGIAIIEPYDTYIPYEVYIIPGLACMILLFNGMQGSLSMVYDREMGSMRVLLTSPLPRPFLLGSKLLATSLISLLQVYAFLAIAWLYGVQPPAAGLLLALPALLLVALMLSALGLLLSNAIRQLENFAGVMNFVIFPLFFLSSALYPLWKMREASQWLYWLCAVNPFTHAVELVRFALYERFNPLALAVCLGLTVLFTLLAILTFNPQHAALRKPR; this is translated from the coding sequence ATGAACGCTTACTGGCAGTGCTTCAACGGCATTCTCCTGCGCGAATGCCTGCGTTTCGTCTTGCAGCGCACACGCTTCCTCAGCGCCCTGGTGCGCCCGTTGCTGTGGTTGCTGGTGTTCGCCGCCGGCTTTCGCGCGGCCCTGGGCATTGCGATCATCGAGCCCTACGACACCTACATTCCCTACGAGGTGTACATCATCCCGGGCCTTGCCTGCATGATCCTGCTGTTCAACGGCATGCAGGGCTCGTTGTCGATGGTCTATGACCGGGAGATGGGCAGCATGCGCGTGCTGCTGACCAGCCCATTGCCGCGGCCATTCCTGCTCGGCAGCAAGCTGCTGGCGACCTCGTTGATTTCCCTGCTGCAGGTATACGCCTTCCTCGCCATCGCCTGGTTGTATGGCGTGCAACCACCGGCTGCGGGTCTGTTGCTGGCGCTGCCGGCGTTGTTGCTGGTGGCGCTGATGCTCAGCGCCCTGGGGCTGTTGCTGTCGAATGCGATTCGCCAGCTGGAGAACTTTGCCGGGGTGATGAACTTCGTGATATTCCCGCTGTTCTTCCTGTCCTCGGCGCTGTACCCGTTGTGGAAGATGCGCGAGGCAAGCCAGTGGCTGTATTGGCTGTGCGCCGTGAACCCGTTCACCCATGCCGTGGAACTGGTGCGCTTTGCCTTGTATGAACGCTTCAACCCGCTGGCGCTGGCGGTATGCCTGGGGCTGACCGTGTTGTTCACCCTGCTGGCGATCCTCACCTTCAACCCCCAGCATGCGGCGCTGCGCAAGCCGCGCTGA
- a CDS encoding ABC transporter ATP-binding protein — protein sequence MNTLEVSDVSFAYGQREALRQVGFSLAPGRFAALLGPNGAGKSTLIALLTRLYDLQHGDIRVCGCSLRNAARPALRQLGVVFQQSTLDLDLSVEQNLRYHASLHGLSRRQGTIRVDAELARQGLDERRREPVRALNIGHRRRVEIARALLHEPRLLLLDEASVGLDPASRLALNQHLRLLCREQRLSVLWTTHLLDEVQPSDDLLILHQGRLVASGTADALSLEHGGDLDHAFARLTSAPTGVNAR from the coding sequence ATGAATACCCTCGAAGTCAGTGACGTGAGCTTTGCCTACGGCCAGCGCGAGGCGCTCAGGCAGGTCGGCTTCAGCCTGGCGCCCGGGCGCTTCGCCGCCTTGCTGGGGCCCAACGGTGCCGGCAAGTCGACCTTGATCGCCCTGCTCACCCGGCTGTACGACCTGCAGCATGGCGACATCCGCGTGTGCGGCTGCTCGCTGCGCAACGCGGCGCGCCCGGCCTTGCGCCAGCTGGGCGTGGTGTTCCAGCAAAGCACCCTGGACCTGGACCTGAGCGTGGAGCAGAACCTGCGCTACCACGCTTCGCTACATGGCCTGTCGCGGCGCCAGGGCACTATTCGGGTCGATGCCGAACTGGCCCGCCAGGGCCTCGATGAGCGGCGGCGTGAGCCGGTTCGGGCGCTGAACATCGGCCATCGGCGCCGGGTGGAGATTGCCCGCGCACTGCTGCATGAACCGCGCTTGCTGTTGCTCGACGAGGCCAGCGTCGGCCTTGACCCGGCCAGCCGCCTGGCGCTCAACCAGCACCTGCGGCTGCTGTGCCGCGAGCAGCGCCTCAGTGTGCTGTGGACCACCCATTTGCTGGACGAAGTGCAGCCCAGCGACGACCTGCTGATTCTGCATCAGGGGCGCCTGGTGGCCAGCGGCACGGCCGATGCCCTGAGCCTGGAGCACGGCGGTGACCTCGACCATGCCTTTGCCCGCCTGACCAGCGCCCCCACAGGAGTCAATGCCCGATGA
- a CDS encoding YVTN family beta-propeller repeat protein, with amino-acid sequence MRRSPFHRALLYPSLLSGALALAGGHAVAATAWVSNEKDNSLSLIDMHTLQVTETLPVGQRPRGLLLSHDNTLLYICASDSDRVQVMDVATRKIIKELPSGKDPEQFALHPNDRWLYVSNEDDALVTVIDTQTDKVLGQIDVGIEPEGMAVSPDGKWAVNTSETTNMLHWIDTSTQTLAESTPVDQRPRFVEFSQDGSRLWASAEIGGTVTILDVASRQVLKTLNFQIKGVHPDKVQPVGIKLSADGKYAFVALGPANHVAVVDANTYEVLDYLLVGRRVWQLAFTPDQSQLLATNGVSGDVSVIDAKNLKVLKSVKVGRYPWGVVVTP; translated from the coding sequence ATGCGCCGCTCCCCGTTTCACCGGGCACTGCTTTACCCAAGCCTGCTGTCGGGCGCCCTGGCCCTTGCCGGCGGGCACGCCGTGGCCGCCACTGCCTGGGTGTCGAACGAGAAGGACAACAGCCTCAGCCTGATCGACATGCACACCCTGCAAGTCACCGAGACCCTGCCGGTGGGCCAGCGCCCGCGCGGCCTGCTGCTGTCCCACGACAACACGCTGCTGTACATCTGCGCCAGCGATTCGGACCGGGTGCAGGTGATGGACGTGGCCACCCGCAAGATCATCAAGGAACTGCCCTCCGGCAAGGACCCCGAGCAGTTCGCCCTGCACCCCAACGACCGCTGGCTGTACGTGTCCAACGAGGACGACGCGCTGGTGACGGTGATCGATACCCAGACCGACAAGGTGCTCGGGCAGATCGACGTCGGCATCGAGCCCGAAGGCATGGCGGTGAGCCCGGATGGCAAGTGGGCGGTCAACACCAGCGAGACCACCAACATGCTGCACTGGATCGATACCAGCACCCAGACCCTGGCGGAAAGCACCCCGGTGGACCAGCGGCCGCGCTTCGTCGAGTTCAGCCAGGACGGCTCGCGACTGTGGGCCTCGGCGGAAATCGGCGGCACGGTGACCATCCTCGATGTGGCCAGCCGCCAGGTGCTGAAAACCCTCAACTTCCAGATCAAGGGCGTGCACCCGGACAAGGTCCAGCCGGTGGGCATCAAGCTCAGCGCCGATGGCAAGTACGCATTCGTCGCCCTGGGCCCGGCCAACCATGTAGCAGTGGTCGACGCCAACACCTACGAAGTACTCGACTACCTGCTGGTGGGCCGGCGGGTCTGGCAGCTGGCGTTCACCCCGGACCAGAGCCAGTTGCTGGCCACCAACGGGGTCAGCGGCGACGTTTCGGTGATCGATGCAAAAAACCTCAAGGTGCTCAAGTCGGTGAAGGTCGGCCGCTACCCCTGGGGCGTGGTGGTGACGCCATGA